The following coding sequences lie in one Paraburkholderia largidicola genomic window:
- a CDS encoding acyclic terpene utilization AtuA family protein, which translates to MTANQRERRVRLGAGAGYSGDRIEPAVELAEHGQLDFLVFECLAERTIAIAQQAKRKDWQLGYDPLLEARMRAVLPVAARNGVRIISNMGAANPHAAARKTAQIAQSLGLGGLKVAAVSGDDVLDVVLQGQFRFEESGDDVAAYRERIVSANAYLGAAPIVAALDAGADIVLTGRVADPSLFTAPLIHAFGWRMDDWATLGQATVVGHLLECAGQITGGYFADPGYKDVPKLARLGFPIGEVTADGAVTITKVPHAGGRVSAATCKEQLIYEIHDPARYLQPDVVADFTGVDVAEEAVDRVRVTGGKGTVRTDTLKVSVAYADGYIGEGQISYGGPGAVARARLALDIVRERLALTGVAASELRFDLIGVDSLYGETAADERGEPYEVRVRVAGRTATAEEALRIGNEVETLYTNGPAGGGGVTKSTREVLAVQSVLLPRADVKPSFAFVEA; encoded by the coding sequence ATGACAGCAAATCAGCGCGAACGACGCGTCAGGCTCGGAGCCGGCGCAGGTTACTCGGGCGACCGTATCGAGCCCGCCGTCGAACTGGCGGAGCACGGACAGCTCGACTTTCTCGTGTTCGAGTGCCTGGCTGAGCGGACCATCGCGATCGCGCAGCAGGCGAAACGCAAAGATTGGCAACTCGGCTACGATCCGCTGCTCGAAGCACGCATGCGCGCCGTGCTGCCCGTTGCCGCGCGCAACGGTGTGCGGATCATTTCGAACATGGGCGCGGCCAATCCGCACGCGGCCGCGCGCAAGACGGCGCAGATCGCGCAGTCGCTCGGTCTGGGCGGCCTGAAGGTCGCAGCGGTGAGCGGCGACGACGTGCTCGACGTCGTGCTGCAAGGCCAGTTCCGTTTCGAGGAGTCGGGCGATGACGTCGCGGCGTATCGCGAGCGCATCGTGTCGGCGAATGCCTACCTGGGCGCAGCGCCCATCGTCGCCGCGCTCGATGCGGGCGCCGATATCGTGCTGACCGGGCGCGTCGCCGATCCGTCCTTGTTCACGGCGCCGCTGATCCACGCGTTCGGCTGGCGCATGGACGACTGGGCGACGCTCGGGCAGGCGACGGTCGTCGGGCATCTGCTCGAATGCGCGGGGCAGATCACGGGCGGCTATTTCGCCGATCCCGGCTACAAGGACGTGCCGAAGCTCGCGCGGCTCGGTTTCCCTATCGGCGAAGTCACGGCGGACGGGGCCGTCACGATCACGAAAGTGCCGCATGCGGGCGGCCGTGTCAGCGCGGCGACCTGCAAGGAACAACTGATCTACGAGATTCACGACCCGGCCCGCTATCTGCAACCGGATGTGGTCGCCGATTTCACCGGGGTCGACGTCGCGGAAGAAGCGGTGGACCGGGTGCGCGTGACGGGCGGCAAGGGCACGGTGCGCACGGATACGTTGAAGGTGTCGGTGGCGTATGCGGATGGCTACATCGGCGAAGGGCAGATTTCGTACGGCGGGCCGGGTGCCGTCGCGCGCGCGCGGCTCGCGCTCGACATCGTGCGCGAGCGACTGGCTCTGACGGGCGTCGCCGCGAGCGAACTGCGCTTCGATCTGATCGGCGTCGATTCGCTGTACGGCGAGACGGCCGCGGACGAGCGCGGCGAGCCGTACGAAGTGCGCGTGCGCGTCGCCGGACGCACGGCCACGGCGGAAGAAGCGCTGCGCATCGGCAATGAAGTCGAAACGCTCTATACGAACGGACCGGCGGGCGGCGGCGGTGTCACGAAATCGACACGCGAGGTGCTCGCCGTGCAATCCGTGCTGTTGCCGCGCGCCGACGTGAAACCGTCATTCGCTTTCGTGGAGGCTTGA
- a CDS encoding ABC transporter permease has translation MATSIDARSAAAATLPRRKRRGLVRFMRNKAAVFGALLVALIVVMALFAPWLTQYDPVQASFMTVRQAPSAAHWFGTDELGRDVLSRLLYGARASLLAGVVSVGIAVVLGVPLGLLAGYFGKLVDGVISRIADALLSIPFLILAIALSAFLGPSLTNAMAAIGISAMPRFIRLTRGQAISVKAEEYVEGARAIGLDHGRIILRYILPNVLPPIIVQASLTVASAIIAEASLSFLGLGQLPPSPSWGSMLNTAKDFVSQAPWMSIFPGIAIFLAVLGFNLLGDGLRDALDPRES, from the coding sequence ATGGCTACTTCAATCGATGCACGTTCCGCCGCAGCGGCGACGCTGCCGCGCCGCAAGCGCCGCGGCCTCGTGCGCTTCATGCGCAACAAGGCGGCCGTGTTCGGCGCGCTGCTGGTCGCGCTGATCGTCGTGATGGCCCTGTTCGCGCCGTGGCTCACGCAGTACGACCCGGTGCAGGCGAGCTTCATGACCGTGCGCCAGGCGCCGTCGGCGGCACACTGGTTCGGCACCGACGAACTCGGCCGCGACGTGCTGAGCCGTCTGCTGTACGGCGCGCGCGCGTCGCTGCTGGCGGGCGTCGTATCGGTCGGCATTGCCGTGGTGCTGGGCGTGCCGCTCGGGCTGCTCGCGGGCTACTTCGGCAAGCTCGTCGACGGCGTGATCTCGCGTATCGCCGACGCGCTGCTGTCCATTCCGTTCCTGATTCTCGCGATTGCGTTGAGTGCGTTTCTGGGCCCGAGCCTGACGAACGCTATGGCCGCGATCGGCATTTCGGCGATGCCGCGCTTCATCCGCCTCACACGCGGGCAGGCGATCAGCGTGAAGGCCGAAGAGTACGTGGAAGGCGCGCGCGCGATCGGCCTCGATCACGGGCGCATCATTCTGCGCTACATTCTGCCGAACGTGCTGCCGCCCATCATCGTGCAGGCGAGTCTCACGGTGGCGAGCGCGATCATCGCCGAAGCGAGCCTGTCGTTTCTCGGGCTCGGACAATTGCCGCCCTCGCCGTCGTGGGGATCGATGCTCAACACCGCGAAGGATTTCGTGAGCCAGGCGCCGTGGATGTCGATTTTCCCCGGCATCGCGATCTTCCTCGCCGTGCTCGGCTTCAACCTGCTCGGCGACGGTCTGCGTGACGCGCTCGATCCGCGCGAGTCCTGA
- a CDS encoding LysR family transcriptional regulator, with product MDLNLRDIRAFVTVANAGNFTRAAARLHLSQPALTVQIRRLEETVGARLFDRNSRTVALTQTGRELLPLLQRSLDDMERVLRDARALGDGSSGTVRLACLPTFAASALPDLIQAFRKRVPQAQFQIRDVVASTVNALVRNEEADIGLTGGDTFDAALEVLVEGADRLVVVCPKDHALARKRRVSVSDVAASPLVLTAQGTSVRSVVDAALEQAGCAPEIACEPTYMMTAVAMVRGGLGVTILPATAREVLAERDLIAKPIDDPSFVRPIALIRKRGRTLPRVAEAFVTLIAKRMK from the coding sequence ATGGATCTGAATCTTCGCGACATCCGCGCCTTCGTCACGGTCGCCAACGCGGGCAATTTCACGCGCGCCGCCGCCCGCCTGCATCTATCGCAGCCGGCGCTCACCGTGCAGATACGGCGGCTCGAAGAGACCGTCGGCGCGCGGCTGTTCGACCGCAATAGCCGCACCGTCGCGCTCACGCAAACGGGCCGCGAACTGCTGCCGCTGCTGCAGCGCTCGCTCGACGACATGGAGCGCGTGCTGCGCGACGCCCGCGCGCTCGGCGACGGATCGAGCGGCACCGTGCGCCTCGCGTGTCTGCCGACGTTCGCGGCGAGCGCGCTGCCCGATCTGATCCAGGCGTTCAGAAAGCGCGTGCCGCAGGCGCAGTTCCAGATTCGCGACGTCGTCGCGAGCACGGTGAATGCGCTCGTGCGCAATGAAGAGGCCGATATCGGGCTGACGGGCGGCGACACCTTCGACGCGGCGCTCGAAGTGCTGGTCGAGGGCGCCGACCGGCTCGTGGTGGTGTGCCCGAAAGACCATGCGCTGGCCCGCAAGCGTCGCGTATCGGTCAGCGATGTCGCCGCGTCGCCGCTCGTGCTGACGGCGCAAGGCACGAGCGTTCGCAGCGTCGTCGATGCCGCGCTCGAACAGGCCGGCTGCGCGCCCGAGATCGCCTGCGAGCCGACCTACATGATGACGGCCGTCGCGATGGTGCGCGGCGGGCTCGGCGTGACGATCCTGCCGGCAACGGCCCGCGAGGTGCTGGCCGAACGGGATCTGATCGCGAAGCCCATCGACGATCCTTCGTTCGTGCGGCCCATCGCGCTGATCAGGAAACGCGGCCGCACCTTGCCGCGCGTCGCAGAAGCGTTCGTGACACTGATTGCTAAACGCATGAAGTGA
- a CDS encoding response regulator, producing MSAYKFKLLIVDDDVATVRIMSDMLSSYGERRFALSGEMGLLLARQSTPDLILLDASMPGMTGFDFCEILKADSELAKIPVIFVTSHDAPALEIDAFRLGAADYVTKPLNATQLRARVETQLRRRLKILNQSESFRAGLFLPPMLGALPDNVLVVDSDPARSSRLQDLLHDLGRCTSATTGAQALERALHSLPTVILVDAALSDTSGLQLCAALKKESRLEGVPVLLMTDGAASDNADYEGALLNGLADSVLNRAQPTVLKARVKQAIASVHADQKRIGAMREYWLAVEKAARRVERKDGEGTVPD from the coding sequence ATGTCAGCGTACAAGTTCAAGCTCCTGATCGTCGACGACGACGTCGCGACGGTGCGCATCATGAGCGATATGCTTTCCAGTTACGGAGAACGGCGCTTTGCGCTGTCGGGTGAAATGGGTCTGCTCCTCGCGCGCCAGTCCACACCGGACCTGATTCTGCTCGACGCCAGCATGCCCGGCATGACGGGCTTCGACTTCTGCGAAATCCTGAAGGCCGACAGCGAACTCGCGAAAATCCCGGTGATCTTCGTCACCAGCCACGACGCGCCCGCGCTCGAAATCGATGCGTTCCGGCTAGGCGCAGCCGATTACGTGACGAAGCCGCTGAACGCCACCCAATTGCGCGCACGCGTCGAGACGCAGCTGCGCAGGCGGCTGAAGATCCTGAACCAGTCGGAGAGCTTTCGCGCCGGCCTGTTCCTGCCGCCCATGCTCGGCGCGTTGCCGGACAACGTTCTGGTCGTCGACAGCGATCCCGCCCGCTCGAGCCGCCTGCAGGACCTGCTGCACGATCTGGGCCGCTGCACGTCCGCGACGACGGGCGCGCAAGCACTCGAACGCGCGCTGCACAGCCTGCCGACCGTGATTCTCGTGGACGCCGCGTTGTCGGACACGAGCGGCTTGCAGCTATGCGCGGCATTGAAGAAAGAGTCGCGGCTCGAAGGCGTGCCCGTGCTGTTGATGACGGACGGCGCGGCCAGCGACAACGCCGACTATGAAGGCGCACTGCTGAACGGTCTCGCCGACAGCGTGCTGAATCGCGCGCAACCCACCGTGCTCAAGGCGCGCGTGAAGCAGGCGATTGCGTCGGTGCACGCGGACCAGAAACGGATCGGCGCGATGCGCGAGTACTGGCTCGCCGTGGAGAAAGCCGCGCGGCGTGTCGAACGCAAGGACGGCGAGGGGACAGTTCCCGATTGA
- a CDS encoding AtuA-related protein, whose amino-acid sequence MQLRELAHSRTGDKGNTLNVSVICHDPRHYEHLRTHLSAAHVKAWLADFVHGEVTRHELPRLAAFNFVLRDALGGGVTRSLAIDAHGKSVSSVLLGMTVPDPD is encoded by the coding sequence ATGCAACTACGCGAACTCGCGCATTCGCGCACGGGCGACAAGGGTAATACGCTGAACGTGTCGGTGATCTGTCACGACCCGCGTCATTACGAGCATTTGCGCACCCATCTGAGCGCGGCGCACGTGAAGGCCTGGCTCGCGGATTTCGTGCATGGCGAGGTGACGCGCCATGAGTTGCCGCGGCTCGCGGCGTTCAATTTCGTGCTGCGCGATGCGCTCGGCGGCGGCGTCACGCGCTCGCTTGCAATCGATGCGCACGGCAAGTCGGTCAGCTCGGTGCTGCTCGGCATGACGGTGCCCGATCCGGACTGA
- a CDS encoding CitMHS family transporter, protein MLPSLGLITIAVLLGAILSKRMSPLVALIIVPIAASLIGGFGLQTSKFVVDGLKSLAPVVGMFVFAILYFGTITDAGTLDPIIDRILRAVGTRPTRIVMGTTLLALLIHLDGSGAVCFLVTIPAMLPLYERLQMDKRVLAAAVSLAAGINFLPWTGPMIRASASLHLPVSALFNPLIPVQAIGLVFVFGTAYWLGRREEKRLGVSGAAGGIPMPQRELTPEEQALRRPQNFWFNIVLTVIVLGTMVVMGEKIPPAIMFMVGLCIALMVNYPNVDMQRKRIDAHARAALMMAGILLAAGVFTGIMQGSGMLKAMAQAAVGFVPPGMAGHIPVVLGLLSMPLSMLFDPDSFYFGVLPVIAEVAGQLGVPSVQVGQAALLGQMTTGFPVSPLTPATFLVVGLCGIELAEHQKFTFPLLFGASIVMTLACVVLGIFSL, encoded by the coding sequence ATGCTGCCTTCACTGGGGCTCATCACCATCGCCGTACTGCTCGGCGCCATTCTTTCGAAGCGCATGTCGCCGCTCGTCGCGCTGATCATCGTGCCGATTGCGGCGTCGCTGATCGGCGGGTTCGGGCTGCAGACCAGCAAGTTCGTCGTCGACGGGTTGAAGAGCCTGGCGCCCGTGGTCGGCATGTTCGTGTTCGCGATCCTGTACTTCGGCACGATCACCGACGCGGGCACGCTCGATCCCATCATCGACCGGATTCTGCGGGCGGTCGGCACGCGGCCGACGCGCATCGTGATGGGCACGACGCTGCTGGCGCTGCTGATCCATCTGGACGGCTCGGGCGCCGTCTGTTTTCTCGTCACGATTCCGGCGATGCTGCCGCTCTACGAGCGTCTGCAAATGGACAAGCGCGTGCTGGCGGCGGCCGTGTCGCTGGCGGCGGGCATCAACTTCCTGCCGTGGACGGGGCCGATGATCCGCGCGTCCGCGTCGCTGCATCTGCCCGTCTCGGCGCTCTTCAATCCGTTGATCCCCGTGCAGGCGATCGGTCTCGTGTTCGTGTTCGGCACGGCGTACTGGCTGGGGCGTCGCGAAGAAAAGCGGCTCGGCGTGTCGGGCGCGGCGGGCGGGATTCCGATGCCGCAACGCGAGCTGACGCCCGAGGAGCAGGCGCTGCGCCGTCCGCAGAACTTCTGGTTCAACATCGTGCTGACGGTGATCGTGCTCGGCACGATGGTCGTGATGGGCGAGAAGATCCCGCCCGCGATCATGTTCATGGTCGGCCTGTGCATCGCGCTGATGGTGAACTATCCGAACGTCGACATGCAGCGCAAGCGCATCGATGCCCACGCACGCGCCGCGCTGATGATGGCGGGCATTCTGCTCGCGGCCGGCGTGTTCACGGGGATCATGCAGGGCAGCGGCATGCTGAAAGCGATGGCGCAGGCCGCTGTCGGCTTCGTGCCGCCTGGCATGGCGGGTCACATTCCCGTCGTGCTCGGCCTGCTTTCGATGCCGCTCAGCATGCTGTTCGACCCCGATTCGTTCTATTTCGGCGTGCTGCCTGTGATCGCCGAAGTGGCGGGGCAACTCGGCGTGCCCTCCGTGCAGGTCGGCCAGGCGGCGCTGCTCGGTCAGATGACGACGGGCTTTCCCGTCAGCCCGTTGACGCCCGCGACGTTTCTCGTGGTCGGCCTGTGCGGGATCGAACTCGCCGAGCATCAGAAGTTCACGTTTCCGCTGCTGTTCGGCGCGTCGATCGTGATGACGCTTGCGTGCGTCGTGCTGGGTATTTTTTCGTTGTGA
- a CDS encoding ABC transporter substrate-binding protein: MRRMLIAAALALGASAAMAQSTIRIGLQDDIGSLDPARSVQFVDRIVFASLCNSLVDVSPDLKIVPMLATSWTTSPDGKSLTFKLRQGVKFQNDEPFNAAAVKENLDRYRSLPTSNRKSELSSIDHVDVVDDSTVKIVLKQPDAALLATLSDRAGMMLAPKTLADAAGVGSHPVCSGPYKFVQRVQNDRVVLEKFAGYWDADKYPIQRVVFQPIPDSTVRLANLRSGSLDMLERLAPSDVASVKGDANIQFKPVTGLGFYYVTFNINNGPRGNNPLKDKRVRQAFELSIDREAIDQVIGAGIFSPANQGIPKSSPYYNTSLPTTKRDVAKAKALLKAAGQEHPTIEFAYPNNTVASQITQMLQAMLSESGITLKLRPSDYATELNAGHSGDFEAMYTGWSGRVDPDGNLHQFNTCAGNLNYAHYCNQQVDSLLDNARTRLTPAERKTDYDAAGKILADDDPIVYLYAQPWPFVLSKKVQGFTPSADGLVRLRGVSVKG; encoded by the coding sequence ATGCGAAGAATGTTGATTGCCGCCGCGCTCGCATTGGGCGCTTCCGCCGCGATGGCCCAGAGCACCATCCGCATTGGCTTGCAGGACGATATCGGCTCGCTCGATCCGGCCCGCAGCGTGCAGTTCGTCGACCGCATCGTGTTTGCGTCGCTGTGCAATTCGCTCGTGGATGTATCGCCCGATCTGAAAATCGTGCCGATGCTCGCCACGTCGTGGACGACGAGCCCCGACGGCAAGAGCCTGACTTTCAAGCTGCGCCAGGGCGTGAAGTTCCAGAACGACGAGCCGTTCAACGCGGCGGCCGTGAAAGAGAATCTCGACCGCTACCGCAGTCTGCCGACCAGCAACCGCAAAAGCGAGTTGTCATCCATCGATCACGTCGATGTCGTCGACGACAGCACCGTCAAGATCGTGTTGAAGCAGCCGGACGCCGCGCTGCTCGCCACGTTGTCCGATCGCGCGGGCATGATGCTCGCGCCGAAGACGCTCGCGGACGCCGCCGGCGTCGGATCGCACCCTGTGTGCTCGGGGCCGTACAAGTTCGTGCAGCGCGTGCAGAACGATCGCGTGGTGCTGGAGAAGTTCGCGGGCTATTGGGACGCGGACAAGTACCCGATCCAGCGCGTCGTGTTCCAGCCGATTCCGGACAGCACCGTGCGGCTCGCAAACCTGCGTTCGGGCTCGCTCGATATGCTCGAACGTCTCGCGCCTTCCGATGTCGCGTCGGTGAAGGGCGACGCGAACATTCAGTTCAAGCCGGTGACGGGTCTCGGCTTCTACTACGTGACCTTCAACATCAACAACGGGCCGCGCGGCAACAATCCGCTGAAAGACAAACGCGTGCGCCAGGCGTTCGAACTGTCGATCGATCGCGAGGCCATCGATCAGGTGATCGGCGCCGGCATTTTCTCGCCGGCCAACCAGGGCATTCCGAAGTCGAGCCCGTACTACAACACGTCGCTGCCGACCACGAAGCGCGACGTCGCGAAAGCCAAAGCGTTGCTGAAAGCAGCAGGGCAGGAGCATCCGACCATCGAGTTCGCGTATCCGAACAACACGGTCGCGAGCCAGATCACACAGATGCTGCAGGCGATGCTGAGCGAGTCGGGCATCACGCTGAAGCTGCGTCCGAGCGATTACGCAACGGAACTGAACGCCGGACATAGCGGCGATTTCGAGGCGATGTACACGGGCTGGTCGGGCCGCGTCGATCCGGACGGCAACCTGCATCAGTTCAATACCTGCGCGGGCAACCTGAACTACGCGCATTACTGCAACCAGCAGGTCGACTCGCTGCTCGATAACGCGCGCACGCGGCTCACGCCGGCCGAGCGCAAGACGGACTACGACGCCGCCGGCAAGATCCTCGCCGACGACGACCCGATCGTCTATCTGTACGCGCAACCGTGGCCGTTCGTGCTGTCGAAGAAAGTGCAGGGCTTCACGCCTTCCGCCGACGGTCTCGTGCGCCTGCGCGGCGTGTCGGTGAAGGGCTGA
- a CDS encoding ABC transporter permease encodes MLRIIANRMLVAVPTLILVSMLIFGLQKLLPGDPVLAMAGEDQDAQVIATLRVKYHLDQPVPTQYALWVRDVARGDLGSSLRTDVPVRSLIAQKLPVTLQLAVMAMILAIGIGIPAGVISAASRGGPLDYAANIFALSGMSIPNFWLGIMLIFIVSVRWHLLPSSGYVSPGEDFWLSIKTMLMPAFVLGAALGAQLMRHTRSAMLGVLRTDYIRTARAKGLLRGAVVVKHAFRNALIPIVTVLALLFGELLAGAVLTEQVFTIPGFGKLVVDAVFNRDYPVVQGVVLVTALAFIVVNLCADVLYILLNPRLRRS; translated from the coding sequence ATGCTGCGGATCATCGCGAATCGCATGCTGGTGGCCGTGCCGACGCTGATCCTGGTGTCGATGCTGATTTTCGGCCTGCAGAAGCTGCTGCCGGGCGACCCGGTGCTGGCGATGGCGGGCGAAGATCAGGACGCGCAGGTCATCGCGACGCTGCGCGTCAAGTATCACCTCGACCAGCCCGTGCCGACGCAGTACGCGCTGTGGGTGCGCGACGTCGCGCGCGGCGATCTCGGTTCGTCGCTGCGCACGGACGTGCCCGTGCGCTCGCTGATCGCGCAGAAGCTGCCCGTCACGCTCCAGCTCGCGGTCATGGCGATGATCCTCGCAATCGGCATCGGCATTCCGGCCGGCGTGATTTCGGCGGCGAGCCGCGGCGGGCCGCTCGATTACGCGGCGAACATCTTCGCGCTCTCGGGCATGTCGATACCGAACTTCTGGCTCGGCATCATGCTGATCTTCATTGTCTCGGTGCGCTGGCATCTGCTGCCGTCGTCGGGCTATGTGTCGCCGGGCGAGGACTTCTGGCTCAGCATCAAGACCATGCTGATGCCCGCATTCGTGCTGGGCGCCGCGCTCGGCGCGCAACTGATGCGCCACACGCGCAGCGCGATGCTCGGCGTGCTGCGCACCGACTACATCCGTACTGCGCGCGCGAAAGGTCTGTTGCGCGGCGCCGTGGTCGTCAAGCATGCGTTCCGCAATGCGCTGATCCCCATTGTCACCGTGCTCGCATTGCTGTTCGGCGAACTGCTCGCGGGCGCCGTGCTGACCGAACAGGTGTTCACAATTCCCGGTTTCGGCAAGCTGGTCGTCGATGCCGTGTTCAATCGCGATTACCCCGTCGTGCAAGGCGTCGTGCTCGTCACGGCGCTGGCGTTCATCGTCGTGAATCTGTGCGCCGACGTGCTGTATATCCTGCTCAATCCCCGACTGAGGCGCAGTTGA
- a CDS encoding gamma-glutamyltransferase family protein, with amino-acid sequence MTSFNWQNPYPTLRMPVFARNIVSTSQPLAAQAGLRMLWKGGNAVDAAIAAAAAITVVEPVSNGLGSDAFALVWDGKKLHGLNASGVAPAAWNVDYFKRKYGENNGVATQPVRGWDTVTVPGAIAGWEALHKKFGSLPFADLMEPAIEIAERGHAVASVVARKWAAAVPELKNQPGFADAFMPHGRAPEVSELIRMPGHAKTLRLLAEKGPRAYYEGEIAERIAAFAREAGGAMTFDDLRNYQPDWVEPIGKDYRGYTVHEIPPNGQGIAALIALGILEQFDVASMKLDGIESQHLQIEAMKLAFADVYRYVADPRSMEVTPEQMLDDAYLKSRAKLIDPNRATQFDFGMPKTGGTIYMSAADERGMMVSFIQSNYMGFGSGCVVPGMGISLQNRGCGFSMDPKSPNVVEGGKRPFHTIIPAFLTQQVNGQQEAVMSFGVMGGDMQPQGHLQTVVRMLDYGQQPQAACDAPRWKVNRDFSVDIEATLDPRVASELKDLGHTIKSIDDPYMDFGSGQFIWKLDRNDPDRGYVAASDSRRDGLAAGF; translated from the coding sequence ATGACAAGCTTCAACTGGCAGAACCCGTATCCCACGCTGCGCATGCCCGTCTTTGCGCGCAACATCGTGTCGACTTCGCAGCCGCTCGCCGCACAGGCGGGCTTGCGCATGCTGTGGAAAGGCGGCAATGCCGTCGATGCCGCAATCGCGGCGGCTGCGGCGATCACCGTGGTCGAGCCGGTGTCGAACGGTCTGGGCAGCGATGCATTCGCGCTCGTGTGGGACGGCAAGAAGCTGCACGGCCTGAACGCCTCGGGCGTCGCGCCCGCCGCATGGAACGTCGATTACTTCAAACGCAAATACGGCGAAAACAATGGCGTCGCCACGCAGCCCGTGCGCGGCTGGGATACGGTGACGGTGCCGGGCGCAATCGCTGGCTGGGAAGCGCTGCATAAGAAGTTCGGCTCGCTGCCGTTCGCGGACCTGATGGAGCCCGCCATCGAGATCGCCGAGCGTGGCCACGCGGTGGCGAGCGTCGTCGCGCGCAAGTGGGCGGCCGCCGTGCCCGAACTGAAGAACCAGCCGGGGTTCGCCGACGCCTTCATGCCGCATGGCCGCGCGCCCGAAGTCAGCGAACTGATCCGCATGCCGGGCCACGCGAAGACCCTGCGCCTGCTCGCGGAAAAAGGCCCGCGCGCTTACTACGAAGGCGAAATCGCGGAGCGCATCGCGGCCTTTGCGCGTGAAGCCGGTGGCGCGATGACGTTCGACGATCTGCGCAACTATCAGCCCGACTGGGTCGAGCCGATCGGCAAGGACTATCGCGGCTACACCGTGCACGAAATTCCGCCGAACGGGCAGGGCATCGCCGCGCTGATCGCGCTCGGCATCCTTGAACAGTTCGACGTGGCTTCGATGAAGCTCGACGGCATCGAATCGCAGCATCTGCAGATCGAAGCAATGAAGCTCGCCTTCGCCGACGTCTACCGCTACGTCGCCGATCCGCGTTCGATGGAAGTGACGCCCGAGCAGATGCTCGACGACGCCTACCTGAAATCGCGCGCGAAGCTGATCGACCCGAACCGCGCGACGCAGTTCGACTTCGGCATGCCGAAGACGGGCGGCACGATCTACATGTCGGCGGCGGACGAGCGCGGCATGATGGTCAGCTTCATCCAGTCGAACTACATGGGGTTCGGCTCGGGCTGCGTCGTGCCCGGCATGGGCATTTCGCTGCAGAACCGCGGCTGCGGTTTTTCGATGGACCCGAAGTCGCCGAACGTCGTGGAAGGCGGCAAGCGGCCATTCCACACGATCATCCCGGCGTTCCTCACGCAGCAGGTGAATGGCCAGCAGGAAGCCGTGATGAGCTTCGGCGTGATGGGCGGCGACATGCAGCCGCAAGGCCATTTGCAGACCGTCGTGCGGATGCTCGACTACGGCCAGCAGCCGCAGGCCGCTTGCGACGCGCCGCGCTGGAAGGTCAACCGCGACTTCTCCGTCGACATCGAAGCGACGCTCGATCCGCGCGTCGCGAGCGAACTCAAGGACCTCGGCCACACGATCAAGTCGATCGACGATCCGTATATGGATTTTGGCTCCGGCCAGTTCATCTGGAAGCTCGACCGCAACGACCCCGATCGTGGCTATGTCGCGGCGAGCGACAGCCGGCGCGACGGTCTCGCAGCGGGGTTCTGA